The Streptomyces phaeolivaceus genome has a window encoding:
- a CDS encoding FxsB family cyclophane-forming radical SAM/SPASM peptide maturase — protein MTSPPVRPTPVSLRQFVLKVHSRCNLDCDYCYVYHSADTSWRAKPRVMEPAVAEQVARRIAEHAVTHRLPDVRIVLHGGEPLLLGAERLGELLGILGGGLAPAGVPVRFSAQTNGVLLTPDILDVLHRHRVGVSVSLDGTRAGHDRHRRFPKGEGSHGRVTEGLGRLGSTEHRPLYAGLLCTIDLANDPVDTYEALLASRPPRIDLLLPHGTWDTPPPGLTDRRDRLPADPPVDARGMTALPGKTPYADWLRQVFDRWYDAPVRETGVRLFEELMAGVLGGSMRTESVGLAPATLAVIETDGSIEQSDSLKIAYEGAPETGLDVFRHTLDDVLDQPLIRQRQSGARGLGPVCGRCPLLTVCGGGLFAHRYASGSGFRNPSVYCADLAALTLHIRNRVRADLAGASQVLPEPDVRGT, from the coding sequence CGGCCGACGCCCGTGTCCTTGCGGCAGTTCGTCCTCAAGGTGCACAGCCGCTGCAACCTGGACTGCGACTACTGCTACGTCTACCACTCGGCCGACACCAGCTGGCGCGCCAAACCCCGGGTCATGGAACCGGCCGTGGCCGAGCAGGTGGCCCGGCGCATCGCCGAGCACGCCGTGACCCATCGCCTGCCCGACGTCCGGATCGTGCTGCACGGCGGGGAGCCGCTGCTGCTGGGGGCGGAGCGCCTGGGGGAGTTGCTGGGGATTCTCGGCGGCGGACTGGCACCGGCGGGAGTCCCCGTCCGCTTCTCGGCGCAGACCAACGGTGTGCTGCTCACCCCCGACATCCTGGACGTGCTCCACCGGCATCGGGTGGGCGTCAGCGTCAGCCTCGACGGCACCCGGGCCGGCCACGACCGGCACCGCCGCTTCCCGAAGGGCGAGGGGAGCCACGGCCGGGTGACGGAGGGCCTCGGCCGACTGGGATCCACCGAGCACCGCCCCCTGTACGCGGGCCTGCTGTGCACGATCGACCTGGCCAACGACCCCGTCGACACCTACGAGGCGCTGCTCGCCTCTCGCCCGCCACGTATCGATCTCCTTCTGCCGCACGGCACTTGGGACACCCCGCCGCCCGGACTCACCGACCGCCGCGACCGGTTGCCCGCGGACCCGCCCGTCGACGCCCGGGGCATGACGGCCCTCCCCGGAAAAACCCCGTACGCGGACTGGCTGCGGCAGGTGTTCGACCGTTGGTACGACGCCCCCGTGCGGGAGACCGGTGTCCGGCTCTTCGAGGAGCTGATGGCGGGCGTGCTCGGCGGCTCGATGCGGACCGAGTCCGTCGGACTGGCCCCGGCGACCCTGGCCGTCATCGAGACCGACGGTTCCATCGAGCAGTCCGACTCCCTCAAGATCGCCTACGAAGGGGCGCCGGAGACCGGCCTCGACGTCTTCCGCCACACCCTCGACGACGTCCTCGACCAGCCGCTGATCCGGCAACGGCAGTCCGGCGCGCGGGGACTCGGACCCGTCTGCGGGCGCTGCCCCCTGCTCACCGTCTGCGGCGGCGGACTCTTCGCCCATCGGTACGCCTCCGGGAGCGGCTTCCGCAATCCCTCCGTCTACTGCGCCGACCTGGCCGCGCTGACCCTGCACATCCGGAACCGGGTCCGGGCCGACCTGGCAGGCGCGTCGCAGGTCTTGCCCGAGCCGGATGTCAGGGGTACGTAG
- a CDS encoding MFS transporter, producing the protein MRGVVARDTGFVPSLSRVPDTVLRRTGFVLAAVAVVAAERATGRYAYASLAVGLYALAGVAASPVIGRLADRLGPSPVLLGAALAHAAALAVLVLTVRDDSGLPLLCATAVTAGATYPPLTPAIRRACNQLTAPTTGRGGLRGTVLAADTALYEFVFVVGPLLVGIFGVVATPAAAILAAAGVMLAGTTVLAGGVVMRAQRPQRSQVRTGGLGPLRSSGFTVLLGCVGALGAGFGAVGVAVPAYATQHSGHDSAGLTGLLLAVWGLGSGLGGLWYGAWPPRSPLPQQLAWLLGCVSVSLAALAVMPGPTALGAALVLGGGVIAPCLTVYISLVGRIVPTGMLTEAHTWIATVPVAANAVGVAQVRAARVGVVRVRGAWGFGLGHGRRIVSEERPA; encoded by the coding sequence GTGCGTGGCGTCGTGGCGCGCGACACCGGGTTCGTGCCGTCGTTGTCGCGAGTGCCGGACACTGTCCTGCGCCGAACCGGCTTCGTTCTGGCGGCGGTTGCCGTGGTGGCCGCCGAACGCGCGACCGGGCGCTACGCGTACGCCAGCCTCGCGGTCGGCCTGTACGCCCTGGCCGGGGTGGCGGCCAGCCCGGTGATCGGGCGGCTCGCCGACCGGTTGGGCCCCTCACCGGTTCTTCTGGGTGCCGCCCTCGCCCACGCGGCAGCGCTCGCCGTACTGGTCCTCACGGTCCGCGACGACAGCGGACTGCCTCTGCTGTGCGCGACGGCCGTCACCGCCGGCGCGACCTACCCGCCGCTCACCCCGGCCATCCGCCGTGCGTGCAACCAGCTGACCGCGCCGACGACCGGCCGGGGCGGACTGCGCGGGACCGTGCTGGCCGCGGACACGGCGTTGTACGAGTTCGTCTTTGTCGTAGGCCCCCTGCTGGTGGGGATATTCGGGGTGGTCGCGACCCCGGCCGCCGCGATCCTCGCAGCCGCTGGTGTCATGCTGGCCGGCACCACCGTGCTGGCCGGCGGCGTCGTGATGCGTGCCCAGCGTCCCCAGCGCTCCCAGGTCAGGACAGGCGGCCTGGGCCCGCTGCGGTCGTCCGGCTTCACCGTGCTCCTGGGCTGCGTCGGCGCGCTCGGGGCGGGGTTCGGCGCCGTCGGCGTGGCCGTGCCCGCCTACGCCACCCAGCACTCGGGCCACGACTCCGCCGGGCTGACAGGTCTGCTGCTCGCGGTGTGGGGCCTGGGATCCGGACTGGGCGGACTCTGGTACGGAGCCTGGCCGCCCCGCTCACCCCTGCCCCAGCAGCTCGCGTGGCTGCTCGGCTGCGTATCCGTGAGCCTCGCGGCGCTCGCCGTCATGCCGGGTCCCACCGCGCTGGGCGCCGCACTCGTGCTCGGCGGCGGCGTCATCGCCCCCTGCCTCACCGTCTACATCTCCCTCGTGGGCCGGATCGTACCGACGGGCATGCTCACCGAGGCACACACCTGGATCGCCACCGTCCCCGTCGCCGCCAACGCCGTCGGCGTGGCGCAGGTCCGCGCGGCGCGGGTCGGCGTGGTGCGGGTCCGTGGGGCGTGGGGGTTCGGTCTCGGTCACGGTCGAAGGATAGTGAGCGAGGAACGCCCCGCGTAG
- a CDS encoding aldo/keto reductase, translating into MKYRTIGSDPATRREVSVLALGAMLFGSRTDEKTSFALLDRYVEAGGNFIDTSDNYAFWTDAGQGGQSEELLGRWRRDRGVGDEIVIATKLGARPLAPGTGYVDNAEGLSAKAIRESAERSRERLGVERLDLLYAHIEDRTVPARETVEGFAELVAEGTVGLLGVSNHAVWRVERARALAAAAGLPRYEVLQYHHSLLRPRTDVPGDLWADGTLGATTAELLSYLEAEPDLTLVAYSPLLKGGYVRPDALPSDYDHPGTPARLKVLGEVARETGATVNQVVLAWQSGGRFPIVPLAGVSSLAQLEENLAAVELELTGEQRLRLDAAH; encoded by the coding sequence ATGAAGTACCGCACGATCGGCAGTGACCCGGCGACCCGCCGCGAGGTGAGCGTGCTCGCGCTCGGCGCGATGCTGTTCGGCTCGCGGACGGACGAGAAGACCTCCTTCGCGCTGCTCGACCGCTATGTGGAGGCGGGTGGGAACTTCATCGACACGTCCGACAACTACGCGTTCTGGACCGACGCGGGACAGGGCGGCCAGAGCGAGGAACTCCTCGGCCGCTGGCGGCGCGACCGGGGCGTCGGCGACGAGATCGTCATCGCCACCAAGCTCGGCGCCCGGCCCCTCGCACCCGGCACCGGCTATGTCGACAACGCCGAGGGGCTGTCGGCGAAGGCGATCCGCGAGTCGGCCGAACGCAGCCGCGAACGGCTCGGCGTGGAACGGCTCGACCTCCTCTACGCCCACATCGAGGACCGTACGGTGCCGGCGCGGGAGACCGTCGAGGGCTTCGCGGAACTCGTCGCCGAGGGCACGGTCGGACTGCTCGGCGTCAGCAACCACGCCGTGTGGCGGGTGGAGCGGGCCCGCGCCCTCGCCGCCGCTGCCGGGCTGCCCCGCTACGAGGTCCTCCAGTACCACCACAGCCTGCTGCGCCCGCGCACCGACGTACCCGGCGACCTGTGGGCGGACGGCACCCTCGGCGCGACCACCGCCGAACTCCTGAGCTATCTGGAGGCAGAGCCCGACCTCACCCTGGTCGCCTACTCCCCGCTGCTCAAGGGCGGTTACGTACGACCGGACGCACTCCCGTCGGACTACGACCACCCCGGCACCCCCGCCCGGCTGAAGGTGCTCGGCGAGGTGGCGCGGGAGACCGGGGCGACCGTCAACCAGGTCGTGCTGGCCTGGCAGTCGGGCGGACGGTTCCCGATCGTCCCGCTGGCCGGGGTGTCGTCGCTCGCGCAGTTGGAGGAGAACCTCGCCGCGGTGGAGCTGGAGTTGACGGGGGAGCAGCGGCTCAGGCTCGATGCCGCGCACTAG
- a CDS encoding MarR family winged helix-turn-helix transcriptional regulator — protein MSTVGDIADTAGAQPTRGQSLLLDDQLCFALYAASRAVTARYRPLLDELGLTYPQYLVMLALWEQDSISVRDLGAALQLESSTLSPLLKRLETGGLLRRERRTDDERSVAIRLTESGALLQERARTVPVDIGAAMGLPPEQHTMAKQLLRLLTANVGQG, from the coding sequence GTGAGCACAGTCGGCGACATCGCGGACACGGCCGGGGCGCAGCCGACGCGGGGGCAGAGCCTGCTCCTTGACGACCAGCTCTGCTTCGCCCTGTACGCCGCCTCGCGCGCGGTCACGGCCCGCTACCGGCCGCTGCTGGACGAGCTGGGGCTGACCTATCCGCAGTATCTGGTCATGCTCGCGCTCTGGGAGCAGGACTCGATCTCCGTCCGCGATCTGGGCGCCGCGCTCCAGCTGGAGTCGAGCACGCTCTCCCCGCTCCTCAAACGCCTGGAGACCGGTGGCCTGCTCCGCCGCGAGCGCCGTACGGACGACGAGCGTTCCGTCGCCATCCGGCTCACGGAGTCCGGCGCCCTGCTCCAGGAGCGGGCCCGGACCGTCCCCGTGGACATCGGCGCGGCCATGGGGCTGCCCCCCGAACAGCACACCATGGCCAAGCAGTTGCTACGGCTGCTCACGGCGAACGTGGGTCAGGGCTGA
- a CDS encoding NADP-dependent isocitrate dehydrogenase produces MTDSTIIYTHTDEAPALATHSFLPVIKAYASQAGVSVETRDISLAGRIIAVFPEYLEEGQRIPDALSELGELAKTPAANIIKLPNISASIPQLKAAVAELQGQGYALPDYPDDPKSDEEREIRARYDKIKGSAVNPVLREGNSDRRAPASVKNYAKTHPHRMGAWSSDSKTNVATMGENDFRSTEKSAVIAEAGSLRIELVGDDGSTTVLRESVPVLAGEVVDASVMRVAALREFLTAQVAKAKAEGVLFSVHLKATMMKVSDPIVFGHVVRAFFPRTFAKYGETLAAAGLSPNDGLGGIHKGLETLPEGAEIKASFDAELAEGPALAMVDSDKGITNLHVPSDVIVDASMPAMIRTSGHMWGPDGAEADTLAVLPDSSYAGVYQVAIDDCRANGAYDPSTMGSVPNVGLMAQKAEEYGSHDKTFEIATTGTVRLVDQAGNVVIEQAVSAGDIFRACQTKDDPIRDWVKLAVTRARATGDPAVFWLDETRAHDANLIAKVEAYLPEHDTEGLDIRVLAPVEATKLSVERIRRGENTISVTGNVLRDYLTDLFPILELGTSAKMLSVVPLMAGGGLFETGAGGSAPKHVQQLVKEDYLRWDSLGEFFALVPSLEQYAETTGNTRAKVLADTLDRATATFLNEDKSPSRRVGGIDNRGSHFFLSLYWAQELAAQTDAADLAKAFAPLAETLTANEQTIVDELIAVQGKPADIGGYYQPDPAKAAKVMRPSATWNEALANFA; encoded by the coding sequence GTGACTGACTCGACCATCATCTACACGCACACTGACGAGGCGCCCGCCCTGGCGACCCACTCGTTCCTGCCCGTGATCAAGGCGTACGCCTCGCAGGCCGGTGTCTCCGTCGAGACCCGTGACATCTCGCTGGCCGGACGCATCATCGCCGTCTTCCCGGAGTACCTGGAGGAGGGGCAGCGCATCCCGGACGCCCTCTCGGAGCTGGGCGAGCTGGCCAAGACCCCCGCGGCGAACATCATCAAGCTGCCGAACATCTCGGCGTCGATCCCCCAGCTGAAGGCCGCCGTGGCCGAGCTGCAGGGCCAGGGCTACGCGCTGCCGGACTACCCGGACGACCCGAAGTCCGACGAGGAACGCGAGATCCGCGCCCGCTACGACAAGATCAAGGGTTCCGCCGTGAACCCGGTCCTGCGTGAGGGCAACTCCGACCGCCGCGCCCCCGCCTCGGTCAAGAACTACGCCAAGACCCACCCGCACCGCATGGGCGCCTGGTCGTCGGACTCCAAGACCAACGTCGCGACGATGGGCGAGAACGACTTCCGCTCCACCGAGAAGTCCGCGGTGATCGCCGAGGCCGGTTCGCTGAGGATCGAGCTGGTCGGCGACGACGGCTCCACCACCGTGCTGCGCGAGTCCGTACCCGTCCTCGCGGGCGAGGTCGTCGACGCCTCCGTGATGCGCGTCGCCGCGCTGCGCGAGTTCCTGACCGCGCAGGTCGCGAAGGCCAAGGCCGAGGGCGTGCTGTTCTCCGTGCACCTCAAGGCCACGATGATGAAGGTCTCCGACCCGATCGTCTTCGGTCACGTCGTGCGCGCCTTCTTCCCGAGGACGTTCGCGAAGTACGGCGAGACGCTGGCCGCCGCCGGTCTCTCCCCGAACGACGGCCTCGGCGGCATCCACAAGGGCCTGGAGACCCTGCCGGAGGGCGCCGAGATCAAGGCCTCCTTCGACGCCGAGCTGGCCGAGGGCCCGGCGCTGGCGATGGTCGACTCCGACAAGGGCATCACCAACCTGCACGTGCCGTCCGACGTCATCGTCGACGCCTCGATGCCGGCCATGATCCGCACCTCCGGCCACATGTGGGGCCCGGACGGCGCCGAGGCCGACACCCTCGCGGTGCTCCCGGACTCCTCCTACGCCGGTGTCTACCAGGTCGCGATCGACGACTGCCGCGCCAACGGCGCCTACGACCCGTCGACCATGGGCTCCGTCCCGAACGTCGGCCTCATGGCACAGAAGGCCGAGGAGTACGGCTCCCACGACAAGACCTTCGAGATCGCCACGACGGGTACGGTCCGCCTCGTCGACCAGGCCGGGAACGTGGTCATCGAGCAGGCGGTCTCCGCCGGTGACATCTTCCGCGCCTGCCAGACCAAGGACGACCCGATCCGCGACTGGGTGAAGCTGGCCGTCACCCGCGCCCGCGCCACCGGCGACCCGGCGGTGTTCTGGCTGGACGAGACCCGCGCGCACGACGCCAACCTGATCGCCAAGGTCGAGGCGTACCTGCCGGAGCACGACACCGAGGGCCTGGACATCCGTGTCCTCGCCCCCGTCGAGGCCACCAAGCTGTCGGTGGAGCGCATCCGCCGCGGCGAGAACACCATCTCGGTGACCGGCAACGTGCTGCGCGACTACCTCACCGACCTGTTCCCGATCCTGGAGCTGGGCACCAGCGCCAAGATGCTGTCGGTCGTCCCGCTGATGGCGGGCGGCGGCCTCTTCGAGACGGGCGCCGGCGGCTCCGCCCCGAAGCACGTCCAGCAGTTGGTCAAGGAGGACTACCTGCGCTGGGACTCCCTCGGGGAGTTCTTCGCGCTGGTCCCGTCGCTGGAGCAGTACGCCGAGACCACCGGCAACACCCGCGCCAAGGTCCTCGCCGACACCCTCGACCGCGCCACGGCGACCTTCCTCAACGAGGACAAGTCCCCCTCGCGTCGCGTCGGCGGCATCGACAACCGCGGCAGCCACTTCTTCCTGTCCCTGTACTGGGCCCAGGAGCTGGCCGCGCAGACCGACGCCGCCGACCTGGCGAAGGCCTTCGCCCCGCTCGCCGAGACCCTCACGGCGAACGAGCAGACCATCGTCGACGAGCTGATCGCCGTCCAGGGCAAGCCGGCCGACATCGGCGGCTACTACCAGCCCGACCCGGCCAAGGCCGCCAAGGTCATGCGCCCGTCGGCCACGTGGAACGAGGCGCTGGCGAACTTCGCCTGA
- a CDS encoding mechanosensitive ion channel family protein, translating into MTRALTLDDYLVAGITLVAGLLAAFLLRLLLRWLGGHATKTRWGGDDVIVDTLRSLVPWGTFVAGAAAAAAVLPLTKTVQHNVNQSLTVLFILVATITSARVIAGLVRTLAQSRAGVAGSVTIFVNITRVTVLAIGCLVILQTLGIPVAPLVTALGVGGLAVALALQDTLANLFAGIHILASKTVQPGDYIKLSSGEEGYVVDINWRQTTIKSLSNNLVIIPNGQLAGTNMTNFNQPEQDMTLLVQVGVGYDSDLEHVERVTNEIIAETMKEVEGAVPDHEPAVRFHTFGDSRIGMTVILGVGEFSDQYRIKHEFIKRLHKRYRAEGISVPVPRRAITLQTGAGTGGGGVEIPHQRGTAVETAP; encoded by the coding sequence ATGACCCGGGCCCTCACCCTCGACGACTACCTCGTGGCCGGAATCACCCTGGTCGCGGGCCTGTTGGCCGCGTTCCTGCTGCGGCTGCTGCTGCGCTGGCTCGGCGGACACGCGACGAAGACCCGCTGGGGCGGTGACGACGTCATCGTCGACACGCTGCGCTCGCTGGTGCCGTGGGGCACGTTCGTCGCCGGCGCGGCGGCAGCGGCGGCGGTGCTGCCGCTGACGAAGACCGTGCAGCACAACGTGAACCAGTCCCTGACGGTGCTGTTCATCCTCGTCGCCACGATCACGTCGGCCAGGGTGATCGCCGGTCTGGTGCGTACGCTCGCCCAGTCGCGGGCCGGGGTCGCCGGCTCGGTCACCATCTTCGTGAACATCACCCGGGTCACGGTCCTCGCGATCGGCTGCCTGGTGATTCTCCAGACGCTGGGCATCCCGGTCGCCCCGCTGGTCACCGCCCTGGGCGTCGGCGGTCTCGCGGTGGCGCTGGCCCTCCAGGACACGCTCGCCAACCTCTTCGCCGGCATCCACATCCTCGCCTCCAAGACGGTCCAGCCCGGCGACTACATCAAGCTGAGCAGCGGCGAGGAGGGCTATGTCGTCGACATCAACTGGCGGCAGACGACGATCAAGTCGCTCTCCAACAACCTGGTGATCATCCCCAACGGGCAGCTCGCCGGCACGAACATGACCAACTTCAACCAGCCCGAGCAGGACATGACGCTGCTGGTGCAGGTGGGGGTCGGCTACGACAGCGATCTGGAGCATGTGGAGCGGGTGACCAACGAGATCATCGCCGAGACGATGAAGGAGGTCGAGGGGGCCGTTCCCGACCATGAGCCGGCCGTACGGTTCCACACCTTCGGTGACTCGCGGATCGGGATGACCGTGATCCTGGGGGTCGGGGAGTTCAGCGACCAGTACCGGATCAAGCACGAGTTCATCAAGCGGCTGCACAAGCGGTACCGGGCGGAGGGGATCAGTGTGCCGGTGCCCCGGCGCGCGATCACGCTCCAGACGGGGGCCGGGACCGGGGGTGGCGGCGTGGAGATCCCGCACCAGCGGGGCACTGCCGTGGAGACGGCGCCGTAG
- a CDS encoding lysylphosphatidylglycerol synthase transmembrane domain-containing protein, producing MTAIPVRRRLTWRVPVRRILCLLPLVLVLAVAVRHRSVLVEGFAHLATARWPWLVAALGVTCLTWVAAAVTRQGALVERLPAGRLLATQFAAGAANHLLPTGLGASAVNLRFMTVCGVSLSRSSAALALYLLAESIARVGLLLALLLAFPQALRLGPLLPDGTSAPLLITAVAVVCAAAAVVLLVGRLRTAVFGFVRTALGEARSIHTRPTRVLALWGGSLAFPALQAGVLVTVGLALGLDIPVTHMALAYLAATVAVALVPTPGGLGSVEAALVVALVAAGGPVAVATAVVLAFRIITVWLPLLPGALTLGALVRLKVI from the coding sequence GTGACGGCGATACCAGTGCGACGACGACTCACCTGGCGTGTTCCGGTGCGGCGGATCCTCTGCCTACTCCCCCTCGTCCTGGTGCTGGCGGTCGCCGTACGGCACCGCTCCGTCCTCGTCGAGGGCTTCGCCCATCTGGCGACCGCGCGTTGGCCCTGGCTGGTCGCGGCGCTCGGTGTGACCTGTCTGACCTGGGTCGCGGCGGCGGTGACCCGGCAGGGGGCGCTCGTCGAACGGCTGCCCGCCGGGCGGCTGTTGGCCACCCAGTTCGCGGCGGGCGCGGCGAACCATCTGCTGCCGACCGGGCTGGGCGCGAGCGCGGTGAACCTGCGGTTCATGACGGTGTGCGGGGTGTCGCTGTCCCGTTCCTCGGCGGCGCTCGCGCTGTATCTGCTCGCCGAGTCCATCGCCCGCGTCGGGCTGCTGCTGGCCCTGCTGCTCGCGTTCCCGCAGGCCCTGCGGCTCGGCCCGCTCCTCCCCGACGGCACCTCGGCCCCCTTGCTGATCACGGCCGTCGCCGTCGTGTGCGCCGCCGCGGCCGTGGTGCTCCTCGTCGGACGGCTGCGTACGGCCGTGTTCGGCTTCGTGCGCACGGCGCTCGGCGAGGCCCGTTCGATCCACACCCGGCCGACGCGCGTCCTGGCGCTCTGGGGCGGTTCGCTCGCGTTCCCGGCGCTCCAGGCGGGTGTACTGGTCACGGTGGGGCTGGCGTTGGGGCTGGACATCCCGGTGACGCACATGGCGCTCGCCTATCTCGCCGCCACCGTCGCGGTCGCCCTGGTACCGACTCCGGGCGGTCTGGGTTCGGTGGAGGCCGCGCTCGTGGTCGCCCTGGTGGCGGCCGGCGGTCCGGTGGCGGTGGCGACGGCGGTGGTGCTGGCGTTCCGGATCATCACGGTCTGGCTGCCACTGCTGCCGGGCGCGTTGACGCTCGGCGCGCTGGTCCGGCTGAAGGTGATCTGA
- a CDS encoding ABC transporter ATP-binding protein, whose translation MSMETTAWTQLQGMMTAQHRSRPLARATLRRVGAFARPHRRRITWFVGIGVVTALLAVATPVLAGNVVDVIVSGGDETLVVRLAVLIALIAVAEAALGLLGRRLSATLGEGLILDLRTAVFDHVQRMPVAFFTRTRTGALVSRLNNDVIGAQRAFSNTLSGVVGNVVTLLLTLAVMLTLSWQITLLSLVLLPVFVIPARRVGRRMARLQREAADLNAAMGTRMTERFSAPGATLVKLFGRPDDESAEFARRAERVRDIGVRTAMAQSAFITALTLVSALALALVYGLGGWFALRGTLDAGAIVSLALLLTRLYAPLTALAGARVEIMSALVSFERVFEVLDLKPLIEEKADAQEVPEGPVAVEFDDVRFGYPSADKVSLASLEEVAALDTRGGTEVLHGVSFRAEPGRTVALVGSSGAGKSTVAQLLPRLYDTDAGTVRVGGVDVRDLSAASLRATLGMVTQDGHLFHDTVRANLLLARPGATDDDLWEVLRRARLDDLVRALPDALDTVVGERGYRLSGGERQRMTIARLLLARQRVVILDEATAHLDNTSEAAVQEALAEALEGRTAVVIAHRLSTVRTADQILVVEAGRIVERGRHEELLEADGRYAELYRTQFEKGEPEAADAAV comes from the coding sequence ATGAGTATGGAGACCACCGCCTGGACCCAGTTGCAGGGCATGATGACCGCCCAGCACCGCAGCCGCCCCCTCGCCCGCGCGACGCTACGACGCGTCGGCGCCTTCGCCCGTCCACATCGTCGCCGTATCACGTGGTTCGTCGGCATCGGTGTCGTGACCGCGCTGCTCGCCGTGGCGACGCCGGTGCTCGCGGGGAACGTCGTGGACGTGATCGTCTCGGGCGGGGACGAGACACTCGTCGTCCGCCTTGCCGTGCTCATCGCCCTGATCGCGGTCGCCGAGGCGGCGCTCGGGCTGCTGGGCCGACGCCTGTCGGCGACGCTCGGCGAGGGACTCATCCTCGATCTGCGGACCGCCGTCTTCGATCATGTGCAGCGCATGCCGGTCGCGTTCTTCACACGTACTCGTACGGGAGCGCTCGTCAGTCGACTCAACAACGACGTCATCGGCGCCCAACGGGCGTTCAGCAACACCCTGTCCGGGGTGGTCGGCAATGTGGTCACCCTGCTGCTCACCCTCGCCGTGATGCTGACCCTCTCCTGGCAGATCACCCTTCTCTCGCTCGTCCTGCTGCCCGTCTTCGTGATCCCCGCCCGCCGCGTGGGCCGCCGGATGGCCCGGCTCCAGCGCGAGGCGGCCGACCTCAACGCCGCCATGGGCACCCGGATGACCGAGCGTTTCTCCGCGCCCGGCGCCACCCTGGTCAAACTCTTCGGACGCCCGGACGACGAGTCCGCCGAATTCGCCCGACGGGCCGAGCGGGTACGGGACATCGGCGTGCGTACGGCGATGGCGCAGTCGGCGTTCATCACCGCCCTCACCCTCGTCTCGGCCCTCGCGCTCGCCCTGGTGTACGGCCTCGGCGGCTGGTTCGCGCTGCGCGGCACCCTGGACGCGGGCGCGATCGTCTCTCTGGCCCTGCTGCTCACCCGGCTGTACGCGCCGCTCACCGCGCTCGCCGGGGCGCGCGTGGAGATCATGAGCGCCCTGGTGAGCTTCGAGCGCGTCTTCGAGGTACTGGACCTGAAACCGCTGATCGAGGAGAAAGCGGACGCCCAGGAGGTCCCCGAGGGCCCGGTGGCCGTGGAGTTCGACGACGTCCGCTTCGGCTACCCGTCCGCCGACAAGGTCTCCCTCGCCTCCCTGGAGGAGGTGGCCGCCCTCGACACCCGGGGCGGCACCGAGGTCCTGCACGGCGTCTCCTTCCGCGCCGAACCCGGCCGGACCGTCGCCCTCGTGGGCTCCTCCGGCGCCGGCAAGTCGACCGTCGCCCAACTGCTGCCCCGCCTGTACGACACGGACGCGGGCACGGTCCGCGTCGGCGGCGTCGACGTCCGCGACCTCAGCGCGGCGTCGCTGCGCGCCACCCTCGGCATGGTCACCCAGGACGGCCACCTCTTCCACGACACCGTCCGCGCCAATCTGCTGCTCGCCCGCCCCGGGGCCACGGACGACGACCTCTGGGAGGTCCTCCGCCGGGCCCGCCTCGACGACCTCGTCCGCGCCCTGCCCGACGCCCTCGACACCGTCGTCGGCGAACGCGGCTACCGCCTCTCCGGCGGCGAACGCCAGCGCATGACCATCGCCCGGCTGCTCCTGGCCCGCCAACGCGTCGTCATCCTCGACGAGGCCACCGCCCACCTCGACAACACCTCGGAGGCCGCCGTCCAGGAGGCCCTGGCCGAGGCCCTGGAGGGCCGCACGGCCGTCGTCATCGCCCACCGCCTCTCGACCGTCCGCACCGCCGACCAGATCCTCGTCGTCGAGGCGGGCCGGATCGTGGAACGAGGCCGCCACGAAGAGCTGTTGGAGGCGGACGGCCGCTACGCGGAGCTGTACCGGACCCAGTTCGAGAAGGGGGAGCCCGAAGCCGCCGACGCGGCGGTGTAG